The genomic interval AACGGAAGTGGAGCCAGGTCTCGTAGAGGTCGACCGACCGCTGGCCATAAGCATCGCGGGCGATCAGGTCCTTGAGCTGCCGGAAGGTCAGTTCCCGGGGCTCGCCGGCGAGCAGAGCGAGGCCCTCGAGGTTGAGCTCACCCTGCCACGCCATCGAGCCGAGCTGGGTCGGCTCCTTGCCGTCGGTGGTCCAGCGGGTCACGTCCTCCAGCAGCCAGCTGTCGCCCTGCCCGTTCATCTCCTGCGCCAGAAGCTTGTCGACCAGCATGCCGCGTGCGTCGCGCCGGAAGATGATCACGTTCTTCAGGTCGCCGCTCTGCGCCGCGCCCGAGGGAATGCGCAGAATGTCGCCGCCGACCCGCAGCCAGACCGCCCGGGTATCCGCGGTCGAGGACTCGCGGGTATAGGGTCCAACGCCCCAGGCGTAAAGCTCTTGAAGGCCTTTGGGCGCCGCCCAGTTGTCGAGGGCGGCCTGGAGCGACCCGAACAGCAAGCCGGCCGGCAGGACCGCCAGGATGAGGCGCAGCGGCGAGACGCCGGTGCTCCAGATCGCCGAGGTCTCCCGATTGCGCGACAGCTCGACAAGGGTCAGGATCGCGGCCAGGAGCGCCGCCACGGGAAGCAGCTTGGCCGTGAGGTCGGGCAGCCGCAGCAGCGCGTAGCGCAGGATCGGCGCGACGAGCTCGCCCCGCGCCGAGCGAACCACGTTGTCCGAGGTCTCCATCAGGTCGAGGCTGAGGACCACCAGGACGAGCCCGCCCAGCACCATGACGAAACGCAGCACCAGGAGCCGGTTCAGGTAGCGTGCGAGGATGCTCATCGCCTGTCGGCCTGCCGCCTGGTCACGCCGAGCCGCCGCCGCGCCATCTCGGCAGGCGCAGCGACAGGATGGGGCCCGGCCCGACCCGGACGACCTCGTTGCGGAAATAGGCCAGGCTGCCCAGGCTGAAGATCAAGAAGGGAAGCCAGAGGCTGAGCAGCGGATTGGCGCCGGACTCGGCGAAGTTCTCGCCGAAATCCAGGACCTCGTTGTAGACGATCAGCAGGACGACGCCGGCCGGCGTCGCCATGGACCGCCCTCGGAAGGTGCGGCCGTGGGCCAGGGCCATGGCCAGCATCGGCAGCACCAGGACCGACAGCATGCGCACGAGCCGGCCGTGGAACTCGGCGACGACGTCTTCGGCATCGACCTCGGGCGGCGGGTTGTCGCGGCTGTGCCAGAGCTCGAGCAGCGTCAGCTCCCGTTCGTCCTGCCCCCGGGGCTGTGACAGGCTGAGCTGCTCCCGGTCGAGAACCGAACGGATCGCGGTGAACACCAGCACGCCCGAACGGCTCTCGAAGCCGCTGTCCAGGCCCATTTCCTCGGGACTGTCGCGCTGCGGGGGCGGGCCGGTGCCGCCGTCCTCGGACTCCGCGCCCAGCCCGGACAGCCGCAGGCCGTCGCGCAGGAGGATCGACCGCGGGCTGCCGAAGCCCTCGTTCAACAGG from Kiloniellales bacterium carries:
- a CDS encoding LptF/LptG family permease; the encoded protein is MKTLDFYLLRAVWRPLATTLALAVFILLLERMVRVLDLVLGSHGTLNMVLRILASLMPQYAGVALPLALFLGILLGLRRLSRDSELVSLEAAGVGLHQMLRPVMVMSLVVLVLTTATLSYLQPMGRYAYRAMLFSLKNTFFEVGLEPGVFMSLGETSFMTEVLSKDKQRAERIFIYNRALNGDWSAVTAQDGALLNEGFGSPRSILLRDGLRLSGLGAESEDGGTGPPPQRDSPEEMGLDSGFESRSGVLVFTAIRSVLDREQLSLSQPRGQDERELTLLELWHSRDNPPPEVDAEDVVAEFHGRLVRMLSVLVLPMLAMALAHGRTFRGRSMATPAGVVLLIVYNEVLDFGENFAESGANPLLSLWLPFLIFSLGSLAYFRNEVVRVGPGPILSLRLPRWRGGGSA
- a CDS encoding LptF/LptG family permease, with protein sequence MSILARYLNRLLVLRFVMVLGGLVLVVLSLDLMETSDNVVRSARGELVAPILRYALLRLPDLTAKLLPVAALLAAILTLVELSRNRETSAIWSTGVSPLRLILAVLPAGLLFGSLQAALDNWAAPKGLQELYAWGVGPYTRESSTADTRAVWLRVGGDILRIPSGAAQSGDLKNVIIFRRDARGMLVDKLLAQEMNGQGDSWLLEDVTRWTTDGKEPTQLGSMAWQGELNLEGLALLAGEPRELTFRQLKDLIARDAYGQRSVDLYETWLHFRFVSATAPTFMVVLSLAIAYWLGAAASIARLFISALALGFAFFIFSQTALAMGKVGLLPPWLAAWAPVFCLTCLIVVLLLRREPTHQSARPRAAPSG